The proteins below are encoded in one region of Tessaracoccus aquimaris:
- a CDS encoding RpiB/LacA/LacB family sugar-phosphate isomerase: protein MKTTKDKQVVVGADFAGFPLKEYVKRHLVDNGWEVTDLTPDPDTTPMYHRVGFLIGSKIAEGEFEKALAFCGTGMGIHVAASKVPHVHAAVAESVKAAKRAAAANGCNVLAMGGFWIAPRLGQAMADAFLQSNLGDGYEDWDGFYDYHKLGFDETENFDYEAYKANGFEVVEPGTVEMGPEPTRLAF from the coding sequence ATGAAGACCACCAAGGACAAGCAGGTCGTCGTCGGAGCCGACTTCGCCGGCTTCCCGCTGAAGGAGTACGTCAAGCGGCACCTGGTCGACAACGGCTGGGAGGTCACCGACCTGACGCCCGATCCCGACACCACCCCGATGTACCACCGGGTCGGGTTCCTGATCGGCTCGAAGATCGCGGAGGGCGAGTTCGAGAAGGCGCTCGCGTTCTGCGGCACCGGCATGGGCATCCACGTCGCCGCCAGCAAGGTGCCCCATGTGCACGCCGCCGTCGCGGAGAGCGTCAAGGCGGCCAAGCGGGCCGCGGCCGCCAACGGTTGCAACGTGCTCGCCATGGGCGGCTTCTGGATCGCACCCCGACTGGGGCAGGCCATGGCCGACGCGTTCCTGCAGTCGAACCTGGGGGACGGCTACGAGGACTGGGACGGGTTCTACGACTACCACAAGCTCGGCTTCGACGAGACCGAGAACTTCGACTACGAGGCCTACAAGGCCAACGGGTTCGAGGTCGTCGAGCCGGGCACCGTCGAGATGGGACCCGAGCCGACGCGGCTCGCGTTCTGA
- a CDS encoding glutamine amidotransferase, whose amino-acid sequence MAKVLLAGESWISAVVDHKGYDAFPHTQVHIGCARLLEALAAEGHEVTHLRSHDVAADFPLTLEELGAYDVVILSDIGANSLLLPPQVFEEGLRAPNRLKLLREWVDGGGGLMMAGGYLSFQGFQAKANYHDTAVEEVLPVTILPYDDRVETPEGVEGVVTDADHPITAGLDATWPAILGYQKLTPRDDARVLAEVEGRPLLAVREYGKGRTLAYASDISPHWAPEEFMAWPGYAHLFGRSVDWLAGA is encoded by the coding sequence ATGGCCAAGGTGCTGCTGGCAGGAGAGTCCTGGATCAGTGCCGTCGTCGACCACAAGGGTTACGACGCCTTCCCGCACACACAGGTGCACATCGGGTGCGCCCGACTGCTCGAGGCGCTGGCAGCGGAGGGCCACGAGGTGACGCACCTGCGCTCGCACGATGTGGCGGCCGACTTCCCGCTGACGCTGGAGGAGCTCGGAGCCTACGACGTCGTCATCCTCTCCGACATCGGCGCCAACAGCCTGCTTCTTCCCCCGCAGGTCTTCGAGGAGGGCCTGCGGGCCCCCAACCGGCTGAAACTGCTGCGCGAGTGGGTCGACGGCGGCGGCGGTCTCATGATGGCGGGCGGCTACCTGAGCTTCCAGGGCTTCCAGGCGAAGGCCAACTACCACGACACCGCCGTCGAGGAGGTGCTGCCGGTGACGATCCTCCCCTACGACGACCGCGTCGAGACGCCTGAGGGCGTGGAGGGTGTCGTGACCGACGCCGACCACCCGATCACCGCCGGCCTGGACGCCACCTGGCCCGCGATCCTCGGCTACCAGAAGCTCACCCCCCGCGACGACGCGCGGGTGCTCGCCGAGGTGGAGGGCAGGCCGCTGCTTGCCGTGCGCGAGTACGGCAAGGGCCGCACGCTCGCCTACGCCTCCGACATCTCCCCGCACTGGGCACCCGAAGAGTTCATGGCGTGGCCCGGCTACGCCCACCTCTTCGGACGCTCGGTCGACTGGCTCGCCGGCGCCTGA
- a CDS encoding aminotransferase class IV, whose translation MAITMVALLDGTLIDPAQPIVRADDQGVVRGDGVFDALLAVDGEARDLEAHLDRLGVSAGLLHLPAPDRAGFGRAVDAVLAAWDWAASPEAVLRMIHTRGPRASRSPTGG comes from the coding sequence ATGGCAATCACGATGGTCGCGCTGCTCGACGGAACCCTCATTGACCCGGCTCAGCCCATCGTCAGGGCGGACGACCAGGGCGTCGTCCGCGGTGACGGTGTCTTCGACGCCCTGCTGGCGGTCGACGGCGAGGCGCGCGACCTGGAGGCGCACCTTGACCGCCTGGGCGTCTCGGCAGGGCTTCTCCACCTACCCGCCCCCGACCGGGCAGGCTTCGGCCGCGCCGTCGACGCCGTCCTCGCGGCCTGGGATTGGGCCGCCTCGCCCGAGGCGGTGCTGCGGATGATCCACACCCGGGGGCCGAGGGCATCGAGGAGCCCAACGGGTGGGTGA
- a CDS encoding aminotransferase class IV produces MAAPLDAASRRQRTEGVRVLLLDRGFDGTQIADLPWLLPGAKSLSYGINMAAKRYAVANGADDVVFTTPERALLEGPTSSVVLDLDGELVTPPLDGILRSITIDDLATAAESAGLTMRFAPLHADDFARCRGAWLLSSGRILARITHVDGDPLPTSPLNADLVTLLDVPGA; encoded by the coding sequence ATGGCCGCCCCACTCGACGCCGCCTCGCGCAGGCAGCGCACTGAGGGGGTGCGGGTGCTGCTGCTCGACCGCGGCTTCGACGGCACCCAGATCGCCGACCTGCCGTGGCTGCTGCCAGGAGCCAAGTCGCTGTCCTACGGGATCAACATGGCCGCCAAACGCTACGCGGTCGCCAACGGGGCCGACGACGTCGTGTTCACCACCCCAGAGCGGGCGCTGCTCGAGGGCCCCACCTCCTCGGTGGTGCTCGACCTCGACGGCGAACTCGTCACCCCTCCGCTGGACGGCATCCTTCGCTCCATCACCATCGACGACCTGGCCACCGCCGCAGAGTCGGCGGGCCTCACCATGCGGTTCGCGCCGCTGCACGCCGACGACTTCGCCCGCTGCCGAGGCGCATGGCTGCTCTCCAGCGGACGCATCCTCGCCCGCATCACGCACGTCGACGGGGACCCGCTACCAACCTCGCCGCTGAACGCCGACCTGGTCACACTGCTGGACGTGCCCGGCGCATGA
- a CDS encoding DNA-3-methyladenine glycosylase: protein MSLVPSDIAYGDLPGEARRLLDKVAARARGLLGAHLSVERDDGRVTARIMEVEAYGGGFDPGSHAYRGPSARNAAMFGPPLHAYVYRHMGLHTCFNVVVAVDGTPTGVLIRAGEIVEGLEAARARRSAKGRTRSDNDLAAGPARLTVALGITLADVGAPLDGSTGITLTPRPGPEPTIASGPRIGLGKATDFPLRFWIEGDPSVSR, encoded by the coding sequence ATGAGCCTCGTCCCCTCCGACATCGCCTACGGCGACCTGCCGGGGGAGGCGCGCCGGCTGCTGGACAAGGTCGCGGCGCGCGCCCGAGGGCTGCTCGGCGCCCATCTGAGCGTCGAACGCGACGACGGCCGCGTCACGGCCCGGATCATGGAGGTCGAGGCCTACGGCGGCGGGTTCGACCCGGGCTCACACGCCTACCGCGGGCCTTCCGCCCGCAACGCGGCGATGTTCGGCCCGCCGCTGCACGCCTACGTCTACCGCCACATGGGGCTGCACACCTGCTTCAACGTGGTCGTCGCCGTCGACGGCACCCCCACCGGGGTGCTGATCCGTGCGGGAGAGATCGTCGAGGGCCTCGAGGCGGCGCGCGCCAGGCGCTCGGCAAAGGGGCGCACCCGCTCCGACAACGACCTGGCCGCGGGGCCCGCCCGGCTGACCGTCGCGCTCGGCATCACGCTCGCCGACGTCGGGGCACCTCTTGACGGCAGCACGGGGATCACCTTGACGCCGCGTCCCGGCCCTGAGCCGACGATCGCCTCCGGCCCCCGCATCGGGCTCGGAAAGGCGACCGACTTTCCGCTGCGGTTCTGGATCGAGGGGGATCCGAGCGTCTCGCGCTGA
- a CDS encoding DoxX family protein, with amino-acid sequence MDLSSVPLWPTALLACVVLADAAMSLRPPGFIRDCLDGVRFPRDWWWLLIYVKLLAVAGLVAGFWLPGIGVAANVGVVAYFVAAVIAHVRARFYGRVFFVNCLGMLALALATLALTLLL; translated from the coding sequence ATGGACCTGAGTTCGGTTCCCCTGTGGCCCACCGCGCTGCTCGCCTGCGTGGTGCTCGCAGACGCCGCGATGTCGCTGCGGCCGCCCGGATTCATCCGCGACTGCCTCGACGGGGTCCGCTTTCCGCGCGACTGGTGGTGGCTGCTGATCTACGTGAAACTTCTCGCGGTCGCCGGTCTGGTCGCCGGCTTCTGGCTGCCCGGGATCGGAGTGGCCGCGAACGTGGGCGTCGTCGCCTACTTCGTCGCCGCCGTGATCGCGCACGTCCGGGCCCGGTTCTACGGCCGCGTCTTCTTCGTCAACTGTCTCGGCATGCTGGCGCTCGCCTTGGCGACCCTCGCGCTGACGCTGCTGCTGTGA
- a CDS encoding pyridoxal phosphate-dependent aminotransferase, translated as MPSMRSEVPPFEVMTVLDRVARLRASGRDVISLCAGEPAGGAPSDVNRAAAELHAAGTPFGYTPALGIAPLREALAGHYRRWYGLDVDPRRFAITTGSSGGFLLAFLAAFDHGDAVALARPGYPAYRNILSSLGCRVVDLDCGPEVRFQPTVEQVAAEHARSPLRGLILASPANPTGTMVTRDELAALTAWCAEHDVLLVSDEIYHGVTYAGSRGVSALEFGDGALVVSSFSKYWGMTGWRLGWLVLPPGLVEAVDALAGNLALCPPAPAQHAALEAFTQASYAECDAALEGFAEARRLLLGAHDRLGWGVAAPADGAFYYYADLGPQLDRYADSSAYAAALLDATGVALTPGTDFDAANGHRTVRISFAAGPGAIAEAIERILDFQG; from the coding sequence ATGCCGTCCATGCGATCCGAGGTTCCGCCGTTCGAGGTGATGACGGTGCTGGACAGGGTCGCCCGGCTGCGCGCGTCGGGTCGCGACGTGATCTCGCTGTGCGCGGGCGAACCGGCGGGCGGCGCTCCCTCCGACGTCAACCGTGCGGCCGCGGAACTGCATGCGGCCGGGACGCCGTTCGGCTACACACCGGCCCTTGGCATCGCGCCGCTGCGCGAGGCCCTGGCCGGCCACTACCGGCGCTGGTACGGCCTCGACGTCGACCCCCGCCGGTTCGCCATCACGACCGGCTCATCGGGGGGCTTCCTGCTGGCCTTCCTCGCCGCGTTCGACCACGGCGACGCCGTGGCGCTCGCACGGCCCGGGTACCCGGCCTACCGCAACATCCTCTCCTCGCTCGGCTGCCGGGTCGTCGACCTCGACTGCGGACCCGAGGTGCGGTTCCAGCCGACGGTCGAACAGGTGGCCGCCGAACACGCCCGCTCCCCGCTCCGCGGCCTGATCCTCGCCTCCCCGGCCAACCCGACCGGCACCATGGTGACGCGCGACGAGTTGGCCGCACTCACCGCCTGGTGCGCGGAGCACGACGTGCTGCTGGTCAGCGACGAGATCTACCACGGCGTGACCTATGCCGGTTCCCGTGGCGTCTCGGCGCTCGAGTTCGGCGACGGCGCGCTGGTGGTGTCGTCGTTCAGCAAGTACTGGGGCATGACGGGCTGGCGGCTGGGATGGCTGGTGCTGCCGCCCGGCCTGGTCGAGGCCGTCGACGCACTGGCGGGCAACCTGGCGCTCTGCCCGCCCGCGCCCGCCCAGCACGCCGCGCTCGAGGCGTTCACGCAGGCGAGTTACGCCGAGTGCGACGCGGCGCTGGAGGGCTTCGCCGAGGCCCGCAGGCTGCTGCTCGGAGCGCACGACAGGCTGGGCTGGGGCGTCGCGGCGCCCGCGGACGGCGCCTTCTACTACTACGCGGATCTGGGCCCACAACTCGACAGGTACGCCGACTCGAGCGCGTACGCGGCGGCGCTGCTCGATGCCACGGGCGTCGCGCTCACGCCCGGCACCGACTTTGACGCGGCCAACGGCCATCGGACGGTGCGGATCAGCTTCGCCGCGGGTCCCGGGGCCATCGCGGAGGCCATCGAGCGGATCCTCGACTTCCAGGGCTGA
- the purS gene encoding phosphoribosylformylglycinamidine synthase subunit PurS, translating to MPRVVVNVMPKPEILDPQGKAVTGALQRLGFQGLSVRQGKRFEVEVDGDVTPEVLAQIERAAETLFANTVIESYDVVTN from the coding sequence ATGCCACGCGTCGTTGTCAACGTCATGCCAAAGCCCGAGATCCTCGATCCGCAGGGAAAGGCCGTCACCGGGGCCCTTCAGCGGCTCGGTTTCCAGGGCCTCTCCGTGCGTCAGGGCAAGCGCTTCGAGGTCGAGGTCGACGGCGACGTCACGCCCGAGGTGCTCGCCCAGATCGAGCGGGCCGCCGAGACCCTGTTCGCCAACACGGTGATCGAGTCCTACGACGTGGTGACGAACTGA
- the purQ gene encoding phosphoribosylformylglycinamidine synthase subunit PurQ, with the protein MPRIGVVTFPGSLDDQDALRAVRIAGAEPVPLWHGSDSVDGVDAIILPGGFSYGDYLRCGAIARFSPVMSTVIDAANKGMPVLGICNGFQVLCEAHLLEGAMIRNAGQQFVCRDERLRVETVDTIWTCAFEKGDEITITLKNGEGNYQASPETLKRLEDNDQIVFRYLDNPNGSANDIAGITNERGNVVGLMPHPEHNVEELTSPTVDGLRFFQSVLQFLSSRV; encoded by the coding sequence ATGCCGCGCATCGGCGTCGTCACGTTCCCAGGGTCGCTCGACGACCAGGACGCGCTGCGCGCCGTGCGGATCGCGGGCGCCGAGCCCGTGCCGCTGTGGCACGGCTCCGACTCGGTCGACGGCGTCGACGCGATCATCCTGCCCGGCGGCTTCTCCTACGGCGACTACCTGCGCTGCGGAGCCATCGCCCGCTTCAGCCCCGTGATGTCGACCGTCATCGACGCGGCGAACAAGGGCATGCCCGTGCTCGGCATCTGCAACGGCTTCCAGGTGCTGTGCGAGGCTCACCTGCTCGAGGGCGCCATGATCCGCAACGCCGGGCAGCAGTTCGTCTGCCGCGACGAGCGACTCCGGGTCGAGACCGTCGACACCATCTGGACGTGCGCCTTCGAGAAGGGCGACGAGATCACCATCACGCTGAAGAACGGTGAGGGCAACTACCAGGCCTCACCCGAGACGCTGAAGCGCCTCGAGGACAACGACCAGATCGTGTTCCGCTACCTCGACAACCCCAACGGCTCCGCCAACGACATCGCGGGCATCACCAACGAGCGCGGCAACGTCGTCGGCCTGATGCCGCACCCGGAGCACAACGTCGAGGAGTTGACCTCCCCGACCGTTGACGGGCTGAGGTTCTTCCAGTCGGTCCTGCAGTTCCTGTCCTCGCGCGTCTGA
- a CDS encoding ERAP1-like C-terminal domain-containing protein: protein MVHDGRVLLRGRAGRHPLAAFWRDGARAALLGAEPGSAEQLLWAKAYLRAASLAPEDVRWLLADGAVPGLEASVDLTWLAWESLATQGSVTDAELDAVLATDDTAAGRVSRLRCWASQPDPLVKAEAWRRAHVVGGETNEQVDALMAGYNALGQGRLRAPFVGPYFEMLLPVWQEHPIEIAMRLVRAGFPDRGHVDAADWLAANPTAPRTLRRLVIEGAYEAEVAADARKAAKPRPGLPNLGD from the coding sequence GTGGTCCATGACGGCCGTGTCCTGCTACGCGGCCGAGCCGGACGCCACCCCCTCGCCGCATTCTGGCGTGACGGGGCCCGCGCGGCGCTGCTGGGGGCCGAGCCCGGCTCGGCGGAGCAACTGCTGTGGGCGAAGGCCTACCTGCGGGCCGCGTCCCTGGCGCCCGAGGATGTCCGTTGGCTGCTCGCCGACGGCGCCGTGCCCGGCCTCGAGGCATCGGTCGACCTCACGTGGCTGGCGTGGGAGTCCCTCGCGACGCAGGGCTCCGTCACGGACGCCGAACTGGACGCGGTGCTCGCCACCGACGACACCGCCGCGGGACGGGTGTCACGGCTGCGCTGCTGGGCGTCGCAGCCCGACCCGCTCGTCAAGGCCGAGGCGTGGCGACGGGCACACGTCGTGGGCGGAGAGACCAACGAGCAGGTCGACGCGCTGATGGCGGGGTACAACGCGCTGGGCCAGGGCAGGCTGCGCGCGCCGTTCGTCGGGCCGTACTTCGAGATGCTGCTTCCCGTGTGGCAGGAGCACCCCATCGAGATCGCGATGCGCCTGGTGCGGGCAGGGTTCCCGGACCGTGGCCACGTGGACGCCGCGGACTGGCTCGCGGCGAACCCGACGGCCCCACGCACGCTGCGCAGGCTCGTGATCGAGGGGGCCTACGAGGCCGAGGTCGCCGCGGACGCCCGCAAGGCGGCCAAGCCGCGCCCAGGGCTGCCGAACCTCGGCGACTGA